One Pyxicephalus adspersus chromosome 3, UCB_Pads_2.0, whole genome shotgun sequence genomic window carries:
- the MIER2 gene encoding mesoderm induction early response protein 2 encodes MSPSLASGGSADLSPRFADSPEDWTVESEIRSEEDLFGSEHQLPYLRYTPTGGKDSQDKDQLLWDPKVLPEKEVENYLMKVEEYQLRTGEVYNQDNGIVRDNEQALYELVKCRFHTEEALRRLHFNVKVVQGHLCSWSEDECRSFEQGFRVYGKNFHLIQANKVRTRSVGECVQFYYSWKKSERYEHFTQSRMGRRKQIINSASLEYENDVPNSVCQYGLRGSAFNKGVGAGPKKSSSQVNTCSCNKDQFPCRHHTSPCPNQEDNESISLDPNQSQLPTLPDAKKQDHPLEEFEMSEIPLHSFLSRQSFICTGSFSS; translated from the exons ATGTCTCCCTCTTTGGCTTCCGGAGGATCTGCTGATCTCTCCCCTCGTTTTGCTGATT CTCCTGAGGACTGGACAGTGGAGTCTGAGATCAGGTCTGAG gagGATTTGTTTGGATCTGAACATCAGCTCCCTTATCTGAGATACACACCGACCGGTGGAAAAG ATTCTCAGGATAAAGACCAGCTGCTTTGGGACCCCAAAGTTCTCCCTGAAAAAGAAGTGGAGAACTACTTAATGAAGGTAGAAGAGTATCAGTTGAGGACTGGTGAAGTTTATAATCAAGACAATGGGATTGTCAGAGATAATGAACAG GCTCTCTATGAATTGGTGAAATGTAGATTTCACACAGAAGAAGCTCTCCGAAGACtccactttaatgttaaagtagtACAAG GTCACTTGTGTTCCTGGAGTGAAGATGAATGTAGAAGTTTTGAGCAAGGGTTTCGGGTGTATGGGAAAAACTTCCATCTTATTCAGGCTAACAAG gtgCGAACACGGTCTGTGGGGGAATGTGTCCAATTTTACTATAGTTGGAAAAAGTCCGAGCGTTATGAGCATTTCACACAGAGTCGAATGGGAAGGagaaagcaaataataaattcaGCATCCTT AGAGTATGAAAATGATGTGCCAAATTCAGTATGTCAGTATGGACTGCGTGGATCTGCTTTCAACAAAGGGGTTGGAG CTGGACCCAAGAAAAGCTCTTCTCAGGTCAATACTTGCTCTTGCAATAAAGATCAGTTTCCTTGCAGACATCACACATCTCCTTGTCCTAACCAGGAGGACAATGAATCAATCAGCCTTGACCCAAACCAGTCACAACTGCCCACATTACCTGATGCAAAAAAACAAGACCATCCTTTGGAAGAGTTTGAAATGTCCGAAATACCTCTTCACAGCTTCCTGTCAAGGCAATCATTTATTTGCACTGGTTCTTTTTCTTCTTAA